The Pseudoalteromonas tunicata genome segment GTTGTTTCGTTTGGTTTTGGCATCTTATTAGTAGATGTGCTAAATGAAGTGCGCTTTTTTGGCTTTAAACTGGGCTTTTGGTTTTCACAACAAGGGTCAATTTACACTTTTGTGGCTTTGATTTTTTTCTATGTATTCAAAATGAATGCATTAGATAAAAAATACGGCGTTGACGAATAAGGAATTAGATGATGGATGTAACTACTCTCACTTTTATAATTGTCGGCGCTACCTTTGCGTTGTACATCGGGATTGCGATTTGGGCCCGAGCCGGATCAACAAAAGAATTCTACGTTGCCGGCGGTGGTGTACCACCTTTAGCCAATGGTATGGCAACAGCAGCTGACTGGATGAGTGCAGCGTCATTTATTTCGATGGCAGGTATTATTTCGTTTGCAGGTTACGACGGTGGTGTGTATCTGATGGGGTGGACAGGTGGTTATGTATTATTAGCCCTCTGTTTAGCACCTTACTTACGTAAGTTTGGTAAATTTACCGTACCTGATTTTATCGGTGATCGTTATTACTCTCAAACGGCACGTACCGTTGCGGTGATTTGTGCAATCTTCATTTGTTTTACTTATATTGCAGGCCAAATGCGTGGTGTAGGTGTAGTGTTCTCTCGTTTCTTAGAAGTTGAAATTGAAACGGGTGTTTACATTGGTATGGTGATTGTTTTCTTCTACGCAGTGTTGGGCGGCATGAAAGGCATTACCTATACTCAAGTTGCGCAGTATTGTGTATTAGTATTTGCTTATTTAGTTCCTGCAATTTTCATCTCTTTAATGATGACAGGTCACGTATTACCACAAACTGGTTTTGGTGCAACATTGAGTGATGGCTCAGGTGTGTATCTTCTTGATAAACTGGATGGTTTAAGTGCTGAGCTTGGTTTTGCACAATATACCGAAGGCTCAAAAAGCATGATTGATATTTTTGCTATCACGGGCGCGTTAATGGTCGGTACTGCGGGTTTACCACATGTAATTGTTCGTTTTTTCACTGTACCACGAGTTAAAGATACGCGTATTTCAGCCGCTTGGACGTTAGTCTTCATTGCGATTGTTTATACAACAGCGCCTGCGGTTGCATCGTTTGCCCGTGTAAACATGATTGATACAATTAATGGTAAAGATGGCAGTGGTACTGTGTATGCTGATGCGCCTGCTTGGGTGAAAAACTGGGAACGTACAGGCTTAATTAAATTTGATGATAAAAACGGTGATGGAAAAATGTCTTACTCTGCGGGTAAGATGACAGATCCTAACTCGAAAAATGAAGTAGAAATAGATCGCGACATCATGGTATTGGCAAATCCTGAAATTGCAGATTTACCAGCGTGGGTTGTGGCATTAGTTGCTGCTGGTGGTATTGCAGCTGCGTTATCAACCACCGCAGGTTTGTTACTAGTTATTTCAACTTCGGTATCGCACGATTTATTAAAACGGACTTTTAAACCAAATATTACTGATAAACAAGAGCTACTCGCGGCGCGTTTAGCAGCAATGGTGGCCATTGTGGTGTCAGCTTACTTTGGTATTAATCCGCCTGGTTTTGTGGCTTCGGTGGTGGCGTTTGCCTTCGGCTTAGCGGCAGCGAGTTTCTTCCCTGCGATTATTATGGGGATTTTCTCAAAATCCATGAACAAAGAAGGCGCAATTGCC includes the following:
- a CDS encoding DUF4212 domain-containing protein; this encodes MAFKNEEQAKAYWSENLSLMFKLLIVWFVVSFGFGILLVDVLNEVRFFGFKLGFWFSQQGSIYTFVALIFFYVFKMNALDKKYGVDE
- a CDS encoding sodium:solute symporter family protein; the encoded protein is MDVTTLTFIIVGATFALYIGIAIWARAGSTKEFYVAGGGVPPLANGMATAADWMSAASFISMAGIISFAGYDGGVYLMGWTGGYVLLALCLAPYLRKFGKFTVPDFIGDRYYSQTARTVAVICAIFICFTYIAGQMRGVGVVFSRFLEVEIETGVYIGMVIVFFYAVLGGMKGITYTQVAQYCVLVFAYLVPAIFISLMMTGHVLPQTGFGATLSDGSGVYLLDKLDGLSAELGFAQYTEGSKSMIDIFAITGALMVGTAGLPHVIVRFFTVPRVKDTRISAAWTLVFIAIVYTTAPAVASFARVNMIDTINGKDGSGTVYADAPAWVKNWERTGLIKFDDKNGDGKMSYSAGKMTDPNSKNEVEIDRDIMVLANPEIADLPAWVVALVAAGGIAAALSTTAGLLLVISTSVSHDLLKRTFKPNITDKQELLAARLAAMVAIVVSAYFGINPPGFVASVVAFAFGLAAASFFPAIIMGIFSKSMNKEGAIAGMVSGITFTAGYIIYFKFISPELNSPVNWLFGISPEGIGLIGMIVNFVVAVAVLKVTTGTPIEVQEMVESIRNPKGSEAAHDH